In Acidobacteriota bacterium, a single window of DNA contains:
- a CDS encoding diguanylate cyclase — protein MERGVAVDNLAAWKSQEDELLALAMESAPDPIEVDARLQELRSRFGPDVYARFLHLICHVDVSPEEALGHWKAILRHTQAMAEGLRRPVDYRVGAADYFIRETPCIPYPAVIDIRIYQQTEQGVLKDPLTSLYNLRYLEEVLPREIGISRRSGTPLTLIFLDVDHFKSYNDRLGHEAGNQALQAVAGMIRDSVRDMDLPCRYGGEEFTVLLPATDKMGGLAVASRIVQAVERLRLPAPSPFGVLTLSAGVASFPSDAADGEELVRHADAAMYQAKALGKNRALPYSYERRGYLRIPRDFTGTAAGNGRAALPLSGKNLSCSGLYFQLPMDVTLGQILDLDLDLGQGPGASRIACRVRVVRCEPEGEGVFGIGAQIVHIPTGDRLRYFDVASAPPPKGD, from the coding sequence ATGGAGCGAGGGGTGGCCGTGGACAATCTAGCCGCATGGAAATCCCAGGAAGATGAGTTGCTCGCCCTGGCGATGGAGTCGGCGCCCGATCCGATCGAGGTGGACGCCCGGCTCCAGGAACTGCGGTCCCGCTTCGGGCCGGACGTGTATGCACGGTTTCTCCACCTCATCTGCCACGTGGACGTCTCCCCCGAGGAAGCCCTGGGGCATTGGAAAGCCATACTCCGTCACACCCAAGCCATGGCCGAGGGCCTCCGGCGTCCCGTCGACTATCGGGTGGGGGCGGCCGATTACTTCATCCGCGAAACTCCCTGCATCCCCTACCCCGCCGTCATTGACATCCGGATTTATCAGCAGACCGAGCAAGGGGTTCTCAAAGATCCCCTCACCTCGCTCTACAATCTGCGGTATCTCGAAGAGGTTCTGCCACGAGAGATAGGCATCTCTCGCCGGAGCGGAACCCCGCTCACGCTGATCTTTCTCGACGTGGATCACTTCAAGTCCTACAACGATCGCCTGGGCCACGAGGCGGGAAACCAGGCTCTCCAGGCCGTGGCGGGCATGATCCGGGACTCGGTCCGGGACATGGACCTTCCCTGCCGCTACGGCGGGGAGGAATTCACCGTCCTCCTTCCAGCCACCGACAAGATGGGGGGGCTCGCCGTCGCCTCCCGCATCGTCCAGGCCGTGGAACGCCTCCGCCTGCCCGCCCCTTCTCCCTTCGGCGTGCTGACCCTCAGCGCCGGCGTGGCCTCCTTTCCGAGCGACGCCGCCGACGGCGAGGAGCTCGTGCGCCACGCCGACGCCGCCATGTACCAGGCCAAGGCCCTGGGGAAGAACCGCGCCCTCCCTTACTCCTACGAGCGGAGAGGCTACTTGCGGATTCCGAGGGACTTCACAGGGACCGCGGCGGGCAACGGCCGGGCCGCCCTTCCCCTTTCGGGGAAGAACCTCAGCTGTTCGGGTCTCTACTTTCAGCTACCCATGGACGTGACCCTGGGACAGATCCTCGATCTGGATCTCGATCTCGGTCAGGGCCCGGGAGCCTCACGAATCGCCTGCCGGGTTCGGGTCGTGCGGTGCGAACCCGAAGGGGAGGGGGTGTTCGGAATCGGGGCCCAGATCGTGCACATTCCGACGGGAGACCGCTTGCGGTACTTCGACGTGGCCTCCGCGCCCCCTCCAAAGGGCGACTGA
- a CDS encoding ABC transporter permease → MQMKLIFQLFLRASQLEKKRAALTVAAIAWGTVAILLLLAFGQGLKEQMMRGRRGMGENLAVIWPGETSQPWKGLPAGRPIRPLADDVAYLRSRLPDAEAVIGEIHNWGTSLTYGKKTVTGHVIGTNWEYGEIRNHVPQPGGRFFNPNDEREKRRVIFLGNQLAEDIFGKEDPVGKTLLVNDASYLVIGVMKPKLQMGNYAGPEDSHAVIPITTFVGQYSRQRLNNLVIKVRRPEQMAGMLERFKEALAARYRFDPTDAKVFGIWDTVRSSKIMANVTVGIQIFLGIIGGLTLLIGGIGVANIMYAVVKEKTREIGIQMALGARSSWITGPFLLQGLLYTFLGGAFGLLAALFLVILLSLAPTEGNRALEFLGKPTLSLPIGIATATILGLIGLLAGYFPARRAAAIDPAETLRYE, encoded by the coding sequence ATGCAGATGAAGCTCATCTTCCAGCTCTTCCTCAGGGCCTCCCAGCTGGAGAAGAAGCGCGCCGCGCTGACCGTGGCCGCCATCGCCTGGGGGACCGTCGCCATTCTTCTTCTGCTGGCCTTCGGCCAGGGGCTCAAGGAGCAGATGATGCGGGGCCGGAGGGGCATGGGCGAGAACCTCGCTGTCATCTGGCCGGGCGAAACCTCCCAGCCCTGGAAGGGCCTCCCGGCGGGCCGGCCCATACGTCCCCTCGCGGACGACGTGGCCTACCTGAGAAGCCGATTGCCGGACGCGGAGGCGGTGATCGGAGAGATCCACAACTGGGGCACCTCCCTCACCTACGGAAAGAAGACCGTCACCGGACACGTCATCGGGACCAACTGGGAGTACGGAGAGATCCGAAACCACGTCCCCCAGCCCGGGGGCCGGTTCTTCAACCCCAACGACGAGCGGGAGAAGCGGCGGGTCATCTTCCTCGGAAACCAGTTGGCCGAAGACATCTTCGGCAAGGAGGACCCCGTCGGCAAGACCCTTCTCGTCAACGACGCCTCCTATCTCGTGATCGGGGTGATGAAGCCCAAGCTCCAGATGGGCAACTACGCCGGCCCCGAGGATTCCCACGCCGTGATCCCCATCACGACCTTCGTGGGCCAGTACAGCCGTCAACGGCTCAACAACCTGGTCATCAAGGTGCGCCGGCCCGAACAGATGGCCGGCATGCTCGAGCGGTTCAAGGAGGCCCTCGCCGCCCGCTACCGCTTCGATCCCACGGATGCGAAGGTCTTCGGCATCTGGGACACGGTCCGCAGCTCGAAGATCATGGCCAACGTCACGGTGGGCATCCAGATCTTCCTGGGGATCATCGGGGGGCTGACGCTGTTGATCGGGGGCATCGGCGTGGCCAACATCATGTACGCCGTGGTCAAGGAAAAGACGAGGGAGATCGGCATCCAGATGGCCCTGGGGGCCCGGTCCTCCTGGATCACGGGGCCCTTCCTCCTCCAGGGCCTTCTCTACACATTCCTCGGCGGGGCGTTCGGTCTTCTCGCGGCCCTTTTCCTGGTGATTCTCCTGAGCCTGGCCCCCACGGAGGGAAACCGAGCGCTGGAATTCCTCGGAAAGCCCACGCTTTCCCTGCCCATCGGGATCGCCACCGCGACCATCCTCGGGTTGATCGGGCTCCTGGCGGGGTATTTTCCCGCCCGCCGGGCGGCCGCCATCGATCCGGCTGAGACCCTGCGGTACGAATAG
- a CDS encoding ABC transporter ATP-binding protein, with translation MNWPLKNNGRNGNGYGVSHDAIIQMKAIRKVYDTGKVQVEALKGIDLRVAKGEFVAVVGPSGSGKSTLMNLVGCLDTPSDGEYYLAGEPVAGLDRDRLADVRNRRVGFIFQNFNLLPQISALENVEMPMLFGGVPKSERRAKAESLLERVGLKDRRDHKPTELSGGQMQRVAIARALAMGPDILLADEPTGNLDTSSGGDIMALFSELWDQGCTLIVVTHDPALAHRAARIVEIRDGLVTRDTARSS, from the coding sequence ATGAACTGGCCTCTTAAGAACAACGGGAGAAACGGGAACGGCTACGGAGTTTCCCACGACGCCATCATCCAGATGAAGGCCATTCGCAAGGTCTACGACACGGGCAAGGTGCAGGTCGAGGCCCTGAAGGGCATCGACCTGAGGGTGGCCAAGGGCGAGTTCGTCGCGGTGGTGGGGCCTTCGGGATCGGGCAAGTCCACCCTGATGAACCTGGTGGGATGCCTCGACACGCCTTCGGACGGAGAGTACTACCTGGCCGGGGAACCCGTCGCCGGGCTGGACCGGGACCGGCTCGCGGACGTGCGGAACCGCCGCGTGGGGTTCATCTTCCAGAACTTCAACCTCCTTCCCCAGATCTCGGCCCTCGAAAACGTGGAGATGCCCATGCTTTTCGGCGGCGTCCCCAAATCGGAACGGCGGGCCAAGGCGGAATCCCTCCTGGAGCGAGTGGGGCTCAAGGACCGCCGGGACCACAAACCCACGGAACTGTCCGGGGGGCAGATGCAGCGGGTGGCCATCGCCCGCGCCCTCGCCATGGGGCCGGACATCCTCCTGGCCGACGAGCCGACGGGCAACCTCGACACTTCATCGGGTGGCGACATCATGGCCCTCTTCAGCGAACTCTGGGACCAGGGGTGCACCCTGATTGTCGTAACCCACGACCCCGCCCTGGCCCATCGGGCCGCGCGGATCGTGGAGATCCGGGACGGTCTCGTCACCCGGGATACGGCCCGCTCCTCCTGA
- a CDS encoding ABC transporter permease: protein MLLFTNALSQLWRDLRTQKLRTTLTTFGIVWGTVAVSLLLAFGQGLHKQLIKSAAGLGDRIVIAWPSRTSLPFEGLGKGRRINVSDEDLEAVRRESTRLEAISAEYADAFKIHQGEKTMMVDVSGVYPEFGTMRNLIPRPGGRFLNPRDMEERRRVAFVGDEFAKDFFGEPDPVGRIFMLGDSPFTVVGVLQAKEQDSSYSGRDKDKMFIPSTTFRAVTGAKYVDNLIFKAHAPSQNEALSDEVRTLLAKRLRFSPEDKEALAIWDTSDMFEFMDAFMLGFQLFLGIVGSLTLVVGGIGVSNIMNVVVEERTREIGIKMALGARSGFILRQFLLETLVITGLGGALGLLLSAGICSLFPKFGLTEYVGVPEISPMVAALTALALGAVGVLAGYFPARDAARLDPVIAMKL, encoded by the coding sequence ATGCTCCTCTTCACCAACGCTCTGAGTCAGCTCTGGAGGGACCTGAGGACCCAGAAGCTCCGCACGACCCTGACCACCTTCGGAATCGTGTGGGGCACCGTGGCCGTCAGCCTCCTCCTCGCCTTCGGCCAGGGCCTCCACAAGCAGCTCATCAAGAGCGCGGCGGGCCTAGGGGACCGGATCGTCATCGCCTGGCCGTCGAGGACATCCCTCCCCTTCGAGGGTCTCGGAAAGGGCCGGCGGATCAACGTGAGCGACGAGGACCTGGAGGCCGTCCGAAGGGAGTCCACGCGGCTGGAGGCGATTTCGGCGGAGTACGCCGACGCCTTCAAGATCCACCAGGGAGAAAAGACCATGATGGTGGACGTTTCGGGCGTCTACCCCGAGTTCGGGACCATGCGGAACCTCATTCCCCGGCCGGGGGGGCGGTTCCTGAACCCGCGGGACATGGAGGAGCGCCGGAGGGTGGCCTTCGTGGGGGACGAGTTCGCCAAGGATTTCTTCGGCGAACCCGATCCGGTGGGCAGGATCTTCATGCTGGGGGACTCCCCTTTCACGGTCGTGGGCGTCCTCCAGGCCAAAGAGCAGGACTCCTCCTACAGCGGGCGGGACAAGGACAAGATGTTCATACCCTCCACGACTTTCCGGGCCGTCACGGGCGCGAAGTACGTGGACAACCTCATTTTCAAGGCCCACGCGCCTTCCCAAAACGAGGCCCTTTCCGACGAGGTGCGAACCCTCCTGGCCAAGCGCCTGCGGTTCTCCCCGGAGGACAAGGAGGCCCTCGCCATCTGGGACACCTCCGACATGTTCGAGTTCATGGACGCCTTCATGCTGGGCTTCCAGCTCTTTCTGGGCATCGTCGGCTCCCTGACCCTCGTGGTCGGAGGCATCGGAGTGTCCAACATCATGAACGTCGTCGTGGAGGAGAGGACGCGTGAGATCGGCATCAAGATGGCCCTCGGAGCCCGCAGCGGCTTCATCCTGCGCCAGTTCCTCCTGGAGACCCTGGTCATCACGGGCCTCGGCGGAGCGCTGGGCCTGCTGCTCTCGGCGGGGATCTGCTCCCTCTTCCCCAAGTTCGGATTGACGGAGTACGTGGGCGTCCCCGAAATCTCCCCCATGGTGGCGGCCCTCACGGCCCTCGCCCTGGGGGCCGTGGGCGTCCTCGCCGGCTACTTCCCCGCCCGGGACGCCGCCCGGCTCGATCCGGTCATCGCCATGAAGCTCTAG